The genomic DNA GTTCGAAGTCAGCTGGTAGCTCTCTCGCTGGGACCGCCATCTGTTGATGGGTGTCCTAACTTATGGAAATTCTCACTCTGTCGTCACAATCAGCGTGAGACATTAGTTAGGCTAATCACCTCGGGAATAATCGCAAGTTTGCCCATTTAtgctgttaaagcagcaaatTTTCCTGCAATTAAATACAATAAAGAAGCTTAGACTCTGCTAGTTTgggttcgaaccaggattcacAGATTGGAAAGCATTCTACCAATTCTACCGTATTCTACCGATACGGCATCACAGTTTTACACTTTTCTGCTTTATAGACCTAACTTCCTCACTTTCTAGGTGACAGACCTGTGTAAGGCCAATAGGGAAACAAAATGGATGTTGCTGGCTTTTATTTGCACTCTTAAGGAGTTTCAAAGGAGCTCATCAGCGATCATGTGTTAATTCATACATAGATGAGATGAATATACATTGATGTCATTAATGTCAAAGTTGAGTGTTCAATGGCTTAAGGACGTTGTTGGTGAACCATGCGAAACCACCAAGCTTTCATCTTCTCCCTAATCATATCAATGAGATGAAGTTCGGCCGTTGCCATTTGCACGCAATCGATATTGTCCTccctgaaaatgcaaaaactcTGGTCGTATAATGCCAACGTAAAGGGCCCTTTCGGCGACAATAAAACGACATTCATTaggaaaataaaaatgctAAACTGAGGGTATATGGAATCCTTCCGGTAATCATGTTTAAGGTATCTAAAAATCGGTAATTCGTTTGTGATGAGGGCAGGGAAACTATATTAGTGAGTGTCATGCTAGTCTTTAATACATTTAGCGGTGTACAGTAGCTGAACTGTATAACATCATTCCAGTCTTGGTTTTAACAGTTTGTTTTCAtaataaacatttttgaaaatgaaataacattttgaatttttaaaaGTTGTATGTAATATTTCAGGGGATATAATGCGGAAAATTGTCCACATCAGCTGACTCGACGCATCATTTATTGCTACTTCCTCCATGTCAGGCATAACCAGAAGGCCCCTAATTTTTCACAAAATCAAAGCGTCCATTTTAGTTGAGGTTATCAAGCAATTGTGGTATGAAAAGTAAACTAGCAATGTAACAATTACATGCTGCACAAGTAAGGAGCAAGTGTTGCTGTCAATTGATCAAccattaagcaaaaaaaaatgctttttaatAACAGCGAGTGACCGCGCACATATTAATGAATCTTTGCTAGCTTTTTCAAcataatgatattttttcccattAAGTGCAAAGTTGTACATTCTAAACCAGGCTGCAAACCTAGCGGCATGCATAAAAAAATCTCAGCTAGCCCATTGACGACCTTGTaaattactttgaaattgGCATTAACAAAGCAAAGCCACCTCAAAAATATCAGCTTTGTCTCACGTTACAAGGGACAAgtgattgtttttttgggggaTTGCTCTAATATATGTAATATCAAGTATTGTTAAAGCGTAATTAAAAGctaatttttttaatcataaatcatcaatttgaccatttttgtATACAACCGAATTTATTCAACTAGACATGAATAAATTTGGGGTTTTGGTGCCTACATTTGTATATATAAAGTAATACTTTGCATCATCGAGCGGAAAATAGATCATAGTTGGCGGCATTTTAAAATCATTAACTCATTGGCACAAGATTTgccagaaaaagaaaaagggctGAGATGTTATTGAGATACTTCAAATACAAATCGGAATTGTATTTTCACAAATTGCTCATGGTAGATTTAAATGAATTCTATGACATTGATAAAGATTGTTGGCCTACATTTCGCTTTTGAGGGCTATGCTATTTGGCACCTGGTTTACCAtttaaaaaatcttgtttGATACAAATGACGTAACACTGCTTTTCCATTTGCTTATCAAATAATCTCACAGATAAAAGCAACTATGATCAGATCATCAAAGTTGAATATATCTAAACCTATAAAATATTGGTAAACGTTGTAATTCTTACTCACTTCACTCTGTAGGCAATGGTGTCAGGATGATACGGCTCAAACTTTGTTCCTTTTAGAGAATTTTTGTCTGCTTCACTTAAAACGCAATTATTGTGGGCTGAGAGTTGCAACTTTTTGAGCTCTTCaacttgatttttcattttggattgaCCGAATATCTGAATCTGTTTTAATAATCGCTCTTTGAAGTAACGGTACAATTTGATCTCCCCTGATTGCAGATCCTGTAAGAGTTTTTGATCAGCTTCGGACAACTCaagctgaaatgaaaaaagaactcaaaTGGTATTCCCAACTTTCCTTTGGAAATACGTACTGTGACAAGATTAGGACCTGTAGTAATGTTTTGCTTATCAAATGGTTCTAGACATGTCCATCgacttttcaaaatcttggcTTGCTCAAGATGTTGAACTatgtctcacggaacctcgCGGAGATGAGTTCCGACGATTTTCTTCGTCTCTTATTTGTTAGGCCATTCGCCCATCCGCCTTAACAACTTCAGGGGAAGATTGACNNNNNNNNNNNNNNNNNNNNNNNNNNNNNNccgaaattcttgagcaagtCAGGGTTTAAAAAGTCTTTAGCAAAGTTTTGACCCCAGAGCTGGCTCAGTTCTCTAAAAATTTCATTGTGGGTttgcttctcattggatcagaTTCACAAAtgttcaatacatttttttgatattgtcCCGTTCTGGGTTTCAGGTCcaccattcgaggcgatgatccgCTACATTGAGGGGGGGGAGGAGACTTTGGATTATGGAACCTATGCAtttcttaacttttttttcttgcttcagACAGCAAGTAGGTTCAAATGTCTCTAGCTTTATACATGCAGTTGCCAAAAAGAGTTCAGAAACTTGGATAACTTAGCATTATTATATTCTTATCTTATACAAAAGTGAATGCGTATTCTGTAGCTTCATTTAATCAGCAAAGTCATGTAGGAGTCATTTGCAAGGTTTGTCAGAATATTGTTGTTTAAAGTCTCGACTACCTTTTCAAAATAGCTACTTCGGCTAAAACTTTATCATCTTGCTCAATTGCtgacaattcaaaatgatgtaTTTCTCACATTTCGAACTGTTTTTGATATACAGTGCTTCGAAAGTTGTCACGTAAGGTTATTGGTTTCAAAGATGTGGTTGATGTGTACTTCATTTTAATGAAAAGTGCATTAAAAAGGAGTAATGCGAAAAATACAGATAtatgatatttcaaaatgcatttttaaatcaataaaaagaGGCTGTTAAGGTAATACAAGTTTCATGCCTTAGTTTTAGTTAGAATTGAAAACCGACCAAAATTGTTTGGACTTTCTTTTCACCCTTGTAATAagtaatttgttccttaaATACTTTGCTCTTGACATTCCAAATAACTTTTTTATGTTATTAACGTCGATGAACGATATTTGCACAACTTTACAATACTGAAGTTTCCCAAAATAATCGGTAAAAAGCCTTAAACCACAACTCAATGCATCAatgtatattttggaaataaaagAACCGTTAGTGAAgtgatttattcattttttacaaAGGTTACCCGCTACTTACTGTAGGTATATATGTATTAGAAGGGTTTAAATCAtatgatcaaatcattcaattttgtgGTTAGGACAAAGTTTATGTAAAGATGTTTCTCATCTACCCAAATATGGACAACTTGCACTTACTTTTGAACACCTTGTGCCCacttttggaaacttttggacactttttgacACTTAATGTCCAAAAAGTCAGCCTGATTCCCAAAAATGATCACCCTGCTGGATGGTGACTGATAAGAAGGTCAATTGAAAACACTCTATGAAGTTGTAGCACATTGTAAAAGAAGACTATTGGCAACTTAGGACAACCAATTAATCATATTCTTACCTTTGCAGTTTTCTTTCTGGAATTCATTTTGAGAGATACCATTTCACTAAGAGGTACCCGGAGGAGTTGAGCTAAAAGTACCAAGGATTCATCAATGCGATCAGTAATTAGCACCAAATCGAATTGCTGAGAAAGCCTTTGAATGTGCCACTCGATGTCTTTTTTGTCACGAGAGATGTCTAAATCCACTCCCAAATCCCATAATTGCTGGTTGAGACCGAGGAAACCACCCAACCGATTGGCCCTATACTTTGGGTCTTTTGACCTGATAATGAGAGAACCATGGTGGGGCAACTGATACTTCGGGTTTTCTTTTGCTTATTGTTACAAACCTTTGCAAATATTCACTTATGTTTACTTGCAATTTTTCTTCGAACGAAACGTATGAGAAAAGACTTTCAAAGACTTCACTTGGTTCTCGCAGGATAGTGAAGAAAACCGCCTTTGAACCCAACAAGAACCTGTAACTTATTTGGAACGTATTGAGAGGTGTGGTGAGAAAAAGGATTATCATTTTCCGTACTTGAATTGATCGTAGTTCCATCTAGTGTGAAGGGCGATAACGTCATATTGGTGGGTAGATGTCAACTTTCGATGCCAGGGAACATTCTGCAACCAATGAGCTTGAAATGGATCTGATCTTGAACCGGGACCAACCAAGTAATTCCCACTTGACGGGAGAACAAAGGTCAAGTTATGGTTCAATCCATACCGTAAgatgatattttgaatggtgctgaaattttgaaccaaaaacaaGTGCTATTGGCATAAAGAAGGGCTCAATTTGATAATGCACGTATTGTCTTACCTGGAGGCAGTTTTGTGAGTTTTCAAGAAGCCAACTTTCTTGACGGGCCCCAAATCTTGGCCATCAATTGATGGCCTGAATAAGCTGTGGTATGAATCAAGTTTATTAGATTAGATAGTTTATACGACGCACTTATGGAAGACAAGATAAGTACATTGTTTCTTGGAATTCCCGAATAACATATATGCCAAGTCCAAATCACCAACGCCCTAAGCATAAATAAAGGCAAGAAATTGGACGATTTTAGCTCCTAACAATAAACTTTCAGCAAACTAGGAGCATTAATCATTGTTACAGAATACGTTTTGCACTTTAGCACCTCCAAACAAGGTTACAGTTTATTGAGCCAAATATGAACTAAAAAAAGTTAGACTTttttgaagtccaactctcgATGTTTGTAAACTTAGCCAGTCTCTGATTTAAAGCTCTCTTTGGCAATATTGGGAGAGCGTTACCGTTTATTTGCCTTAAGCCATTACTCTTACATGCACAAGTCAATTGTATTCAGAGTGGCAACAAACAATAACCACTAAACATTGCCGAACTTAGGTATGGTGGCCTTTGATGTTGACGTATCATGCTAAATCGATTTTTCCTGACGAATAAGTCGGTATTGTCATGATCACAAAATTCACCCATGGGTGCCTATGAAGTCATTCAAGCCGTGGGTCTTTTGTAAGGAACTAGTTTAATGCCAATTTTGCTGTTTGTAGCCTCACAAATCTTTATCGATACGTAAAACAGCCTTGATGATGTCCACCTTCcgctcaaaaatatttttttc from Tigriopus californicus strain San Diego chromosome 1, Tcal_SD_v2.1, whole genome shotgun sequence includes the following:
- the LOC131883370 gene encoding galactosylceramide sulfotransferase-like isoform X1 gives rise to the protein MRSLHGRHPPGLKFDPNLFMQKVFLWKRSRNIATGMRSTFALLFAAGIGVTFFYLGWLRVLSLDSIQFVRTNRLFRPSIDGQDLGPVKKVGFLKTHKTASSTIQNIILRYGLNHNLTFVLPSSGNYLVGPGSRSDPFQAHWLQNVPWHRKLTSTHQYDVIALHTRWNYDQFKFLLGSKAVFFTILREPSEVFESLFSYVSFEEKLQVNISEYLQRSKDPKYRANRLGGFLGLNQQLWDLGVDLDISRDKKDIEWHIQRLSQQFDLVLITDRIDESLVLLAQLLRVPLSEMVSLKMNSRKKTAKLELSEADQKLLQDLQSGEIKLYRYFKERLLKQIQIFGQSKMKNQVEELKKLQLSAHNNCVLSEADKNSLKGTKFEPYHPDTIAYRVKEDNIDCVQMATAELHLIDMIREKMKAWWFRMVHQQRP
- the LOC131883370 gene encoding galactosylceramide sulfotransferase-like isoform X2, yielding MRSTFALLFAAGIGVTFFYLGWLRVLSLDSIQFVRTNRLFRPSIDGQDLGPVKKVGFLKTHKTASSTIQNIILRYGLNHNLTFVLPSSGNYLVGPGSRSDPFQAHWLQNVPWHRKLTSTHQYDVIALHTRWNYDQFKFLLGSKAVFFTILREPSEVFESLFSYVSFEEKLQVNISEYLQRSKDPKYRANRLGGFLGLNQQLWDLGVDLDISRDKKDIEWHIQRLSQQFDLVLITDRIDESLVLLAQLLRVPLSEMVSLKMNSRKKTAKLELSEADQKLLQDLQSGEIKLYRYFKERLLKQIQIFGQSKMKNQVEELKKLQLSAHNNCVLSEADKNSLKGTKFEPYHPDTIAYRVKEDNIDCVQMATAELHLIDMIREKMKAWWFRMVHQQRP